Proteins encoded within one genomic window of Camelina sativa cultivar DH55 chromosome 19, Cs, whole genome shotgun sequence:
- the LOC104765594 gene encoding late embryogenesis abundant protein D-29-like, producing MGLERKAYGLVMVSLVLMAVATMFCVQATIEEEAAKDESWTGWAKEKIGLKHEDNVQHTVEDDAWRASEKVKDDATHHTVQDDAWRATEKVKDAKDEAKRKAEEAVGAAKDKAGSAYETATSKASEGFGSVKDKASESYDSAGQVKDDVSHKSKNVKDSLSGDENDESWTDWAKEKIGIKNEDSNPNLGDTVSEKAKEAKDAAKRKVGDAEEKLEETVEATKEKASDMTKAAKEKTEKLKEKAERDSKSAKEKSKGSYETAKSKADETLESAKDKASQSYDSAARKSEEAKDTVSHKSKRFKESLADDEAEL from the coding sequence ATGGGGTTAGAGAGGAAAGCGTACGGTTTGGTTATGGTATCTTTGGTACTTATGGCTGTTGCAACGATGTTTTGTGTCCAAGCTACGATCGAGGAAGAAGCGGCTAAGGATGAATCATGGACTGGTTGGGCCAAGGAAAAAATCGGTCTCAAACACGAAGACAACGTCCAACACACCGTCGAAGACGACGCTTGGAGAGCGAGTGAAAAAGTCAAGGACGACGCAACTCATCACACCGTCCAAGACGACGCTTGGAGAGCGACTGAAAAAGTCAAGGACGCGAAAGACGAGGCCAAGCGTAAAGCAGAGGAAGCAGTTGGAGCGGCGAAGGATAAAGCGGGCTCGGCTTACGAGACAGCTACATCGAAAGCTAGCGAGGGATTTGGTTCAGTGAAAGACAAGGCCTCGGAGAGTTACGACTCAGCTGGTCAAGTCAAAGATGACGTGTCTCACAAGTCAAAGAATGTCAAAGACAGCTTGTCGGGGGATGAGAACGATGAGTCTTGGACAGATTGGGCAAAAGAGAAAATCGGAATCAAGAACGAAGACAGTAACCCTAACTTGGGAGATACGGTTTCCGAGAAGGCTAAAGAAGCTAAGGACGCTGCCAAACGCAAAGTGGGCGATGCTGAGGAGAAGTTGGAGGAAACGGTTGAGGCAACGAAAGAGAAGGCGAGCGATATGACGAAGGCGGCTAAGGAGAAAACGGAGAAGTTGAAGGAGAAAGCAGAGAGAGATAGCAAGAGTGCGAAGGAGAAAAGTAAGGGAAGCTACGAGACTGCGAAATCAAAAGCCGATGAGACTTTGGAATCTGCAAAAGATAAGGCGTCCCAGAGTTACGACTCAGCTGCGCGTAAATCAGAGGAAGCTAAAGACACCGTGTCACACAAGTCAAAACGTTTCAAAGAGAGCTTGGCCGACGATGAAGCGGAgctttaa
- the LOC104765593 gene encoding CBL-interacting serine/threonine-protein kinase 1-like has protein sequence MVRREEIKEEKKVKEEEVRKGMRLGKYELGRTLGEGNFGKVKFAKDTVSGHSFAVKIIDKSRISDLNFSLQIKREIRTLKMLNHPNIVRLHEVLASKTKINMVMELVTGGELFDRIVSNGKLTETEGRKMFQQLIDGISYCHSKGVFHRDLKLENVLLDAKGHIKITDFGLSALPQHFRDDGLLHTTCGSPNYVAPEVLANRGYDGAASDIWSCGVILYVILTGCLPFDDRNLAVLYQKICKGDPPIPRWLSPGARTMIKRMLDPNPVTRITVVGIKASEWFKHEYIPSIPDDDDDEEEVDTDDDAFSVQELGSEDGKGSDSPTIINAFQLIGMSSFLDLSGFFEQENVSERRIRFTSNSSAKDLLEKIETTVTEMGYSVQKRHAKLKVKQEESNQIGQIGLSVTAEVFEIKPSLNMVELRKSYGDSCLYRQLYERLLKDVGTSSSEQEIVT, from the exons ATggtgagaagagaagagataaaggaggagaagaaggtgaaggaggaggaggtgagAAAGGGAATGCGTCTTGGGAAATACGAGCTAGGGAGGACGCTCGGCGAGGGTAATTTCGGTAAAGTTAAATTCGCTAAAGATACCGTTTCAGGTCATTCTTTCGCCGTTAAAATCATCGACAAGTCTCGTATCTCCGATCTCAACTTCTCTTTACAG ataaagagagagatccGGACTCTGAAAATGCTAAATCATCCCAACATTGTTCGATTACATGAG GTATTGGCTAGCAAAACGAAAATTAATATGGTCATGGAACTTGTCACTGGGGGAGAACTGTTTGACAGAATT GTCTCCAACGGAAAACTAACAGAAACAGAGGGAAGAAAAATGTTTCAGCAGCTGATCGATGGAATCAGCTACTGTCACAGCAAAGGTGTTTTCCACAGGGATCTCAAG CTAGAGAATGTTCTTCTTGATGCTAAGGGACATATAAAGATCACCGATTTTGGCCTCAGTGCTCTGCCTCAGCATTTTAGG GATGACGGATTGTTGCATACAACTTGTGGAAGTCCTAATTACGTTGCGCCTGAGGTTTTAGCTAACAGAGGCTACGATGGTGCAGCATCAGATATATGGTCGTGTGGTGTAATCTTGTATGTTATTTTAACCGGATGCCTTCCTTTTGACGATAGAAACCTTGCGGTTCTTTACCAGAAG ataTGCAAAGGAGACCCACCAATACCAAGATGGTTATCACCAGGTGCAAGAACCATGATTAAGAGAATGCTCGATCCAAATCCAGTCACGAGGATCACAGTCGTTGGTATTAAAGCCAGTGAGTGGTTCAAACACGAGTACATTCCTTCAATTcccgatgatgatgatgacgaagaagaagttgaCACAGACGATGATGCTTTCTCAGTTCAAGAACTC GGATCAGAAGATGGGAAGGGTAGTGATTCACCAACCATCATCAATGCGTTTCAGTTAATCGGAATGTCTTCCTTTCTTGACCTGTCCGGTTTCTTTGAACAAGAG AATGTATCAGAGAGGAGAATAAGATTCACTTCAAATAGCTCCGCAAAAGATTTACTGGAGAAGATAGAAACAACGGTAACAGAAATGGGATACAGTGTACAAAAGAGACATGCGAAG TTAAaagtaaaacaagaagaaagcaACCAGATAGGTCAAATTGGTTTATCAGTAACAGCTGAG GTTTTCGAGATAAAGCCGTCACTGAACATGGTTGAGCTAAGAAAATCTTATGGGGATTCATGTTTGTATAGACAG TTGTACGAGAGACTATTAAAAGATGTGGGCACATCCTCGTCGGAGCAAGAGATAGTAACATAG
- the LOC104765591 gene encoding 50S ribosomal protein L3-2, chloroplastic-like yields MAAVPRGLISRINQFLSIRSVTTSPSESLPHCSFFLLQRFSSDAGLFDGGGSDIIGDPTRIIEAKQGEMSNSSKRNGIIAVKCGMTALWNKWGARVPVSILWVDDNIVSQVKTVEKEGIFALQIGCGQKKPKHFSKSVVGHFRAKGVPLKRKLREFPVTEDALLPVGTSLDVRHFVPGQYVDVTAISRGKGVQGCMKRCGFSGMPATHGASLSHRSGGSTGQRDAPGKLCVFKGRKMPGRMGADQRTVKNVWVYKIDPARNLIWVRGQVPGAEGNFVFIRDAWYKKPDISKLPFPTYLAPDDEDPSELEPVVADLGELDLYLLAE; encoded by the exons ATGGCGGCCGTACCGAGAGGCCTCATTTCTCGAATCAATCAGTTTTTATCAATCCGGTCTGTGACTACTTCTCCATCTGAATCTCTACCTCATTGTAGCTTCTTTCTCCTCCAACGATTCAGCTCCGATGCTGGCTTGTTCGACGGCGGTGGATCTGATATTATCGGGGATCCGACCCGAATCATCGAGGCGAAACAAGGTGAGATGTCTAACAGCTCTAAAAGGAATGGGATCATCGCCGTTAAGTGTGGGATGACTGCGCTCTGGAACAAATGGGGAGCTAGGGTTCCGGTTTCTATTCTTTGGGTTGATGATAACATTGTCTCTCAGGTTAAGACTGTTGAGAAAGAAGGGATTTTTGCGCTACAG ATCGGATGTGGGCAAAAGAAACCGAAGCATTTCTCCAAGTCTGTGGTGGGACATTTCAGAGCAAAAGGTGTGCCGTTAAAGAGGAAGTTGAGGGAGTTTCCTGTGACTGAAGACGCTCTTCTTCCTGTTGGTACTTCACTCGATGTCCGCCATTTTGTTCCGGGACAGTACGTTGATGTCACTGCGATCAGTCGAGGGAAAGGTGTTCAG GGTTGCATGAAAAGATGTGGTTTCAGCGGAATGCCTGCAACACATGGTGCTTCATTGTCCCATCGAAGTGGTGGTTCCACAGGGCAAAGAGATGCTCCTGGAAAGTTATGT GTGTTCAAGGGGAGAAAGATGCCTGGGAGAATGGGTGCAGATCAGAGGACAGTAAAGAACGTTTGGGTTTACAAGATCGATCCTGCGAGGAACCTCATCTGGGTGAGAGGACAA GTTCCTGGCGCAGAAGGAAACTTTGTGTTCATAAGAGATGCTTGGTACAAGAAACCAGACATCTCAAAGCTTCCGTTTCCAACTTACTTAGCTCCAGACGACGAAGATCCATCAGAATTAGAACCAGTTGTTGCTGATCTTGGAGAACTTGACCTATATTTGTTGGCGGAGTGA
- the LOC109130725 gene encoding putative F-box/kelch-repeat protein At1g62270, with translation LSSERYDKRKKHRQWRCQIFHARALGEVTLSCVIQSRGVSLNGDTYWIASQVKDFVLVSFDFTTETFGRLNLPSDQCLGYEVLALSVVREEQLSVLQQSQDTSNVKIWVTTNDETDQTKVLSWRKFLAVDLNTYNFYHKFTYDVSFFIKDEEKKVAICFDNGIAYIFGENRDFGKVYIDVSDCPAPVAVSQAWFKFSMEAIGNITNMAYSINGQYGEQLV, from the coding sequence CTTTCCTCTGAGAGATATGACAAGAGGAAGAAACACAGACAATGGCGATGTCAGATCTTCCATGCGAGGGCTCTTGGTGAAGTCACCCTCAGCTGCGTCATACAGTCTCGTGGGGTGTCTTTAAATGGGGATACTTATTGGATTGCTTCACAAGTCAAAGACTTTGTACTAGTAAGTTTTGATTTCACAACAGAGACATTTGGACGTCTGAATCTTCCCTCTGATCAGTGTCTTGGATACGAGGTTTTGGCATTATCAGTTGTTAGAGAAGAGCAACTTTCAGTTTTGCAACAGAGTCAGGATACATCGAATGTGAAGATTTGGGTGACGACCAACGATGAGACTGATCAGACCAAAGTACTGTCGTGGAGAAAGTTTTTGGCAGTTGATCTAAACACTTATAATTTTTACCATAAATTTACGTATGATGTAAGTTTCTTCATCAaggacgaggagaagaaagtcgcCATATGTTTTGACAACGGAATTGcatacatttttggagagaaTCGTGACTTTGGAAAAGTGTATATAGACGTTTCTGATTGTCCAGCTCCAGTAGCTGTGTCCCAAGCTTGGTTCAAATTCAGCATGGAGGCAATAGGCAACATTACTAACATGGCTTATTCAATAAATGGCCAGTATGGAGAACagttagtttaa
- the LOC104765592 gene encoding probable GTP diphosphokinase CRSH, chloroplastic produces MYVIRPSPIPIPRWRSSQVQHRHLYSIQLIKRRRRRWNPRSEAEDTTAVESTARSPEAAGGKMVVELVGAFNEVTARMNSVWLSTSSSRLLFKALKLSIPILQSLPLASDGRSPLSKALSLSILLADLQMDAEVISASILSEVVEAKAISIYEVRDQIGTGTAHLLHEIFRVKNIPFKVDVLDDETAASLRKFYLTYYDIRAVIMYLVSKLDEMRHLEQLPKYRQQILSLEVLKIYSPLAHAVGANHLSLELEDISFRYLFPCSYLYLDSWLRIHENGSKPMIDVYKEQLHLSLKADLVLTEMVDDVYVKGRYKSRYSMMKKLLRDGRKPEEVNDVLGLRVILMPNSDANDVEVGEKACYRTSEIVRSLWKEIPHRTKDYIARPKENGYRSLHMAVDVSDSDQRRPLMEIQIRTMDMDGSANAGTASHSLYKGGLTDPKEAKRLKAIMMAAADLAAIRLKDLASNKQQSFKTTTNQRDRVFCLLDKNGDGMISIEELMEVMEELGAPGEDAEEMMQLLDSNSDGSLSSDEFDTFQKQVEFMRKWEDRDNEYKSILDEKLHDLPHQDTTGLIQLYNKELEDRLSTH; encoded by the exons ATGTATGTAATTCGTCCATCACCGATTCCGATTCCGAGATGGAGATCTTCTCAGGTACAGCATCGTCATCTTTATTCGATTCAATTGATTAAACGACGGCGTCGACGGTGGAATCCGAGGTCGGAAGCGGAGGATACTACTGCGGTTGAATCGACGGCACGGTCACCGGAGGCAGCGGGAGGGAAAATGGTGGTGGAGCTTGTCGGAGCTTTCAACGAAGTGACGGCGAGGATGAATTCGGTTTGGCTGTCTACGTCTTCTTCTAGGTTACTCTTTAAAGCTCTTAAGCTCTCGATTCCGATTTTACAATCTCTTCCTCTTGCCTCTGATGGTCGCTCTCCCCTTTCTAAGGCTCTCTCACTCTCTATCCTCCTCGCAGATCTCCag ATGGATGCAGAAGTTATCTCGGCGAGTATATTGAGTGAGGTGGTTGAGGCGAAAGCGATATCAATATATGAAGTTAGAGACCAGATTGGTACTGGAACTGCTCATCTGCTTCATGAGATTTTCCGTGTGAAGAACATCCCTTTTAAAGTTGATGTCTTGGACGATGAAACTGCTGCTTCTCTGAGAAAGTTCTATCTAACCTATTATGATATCAGAGCTGTGATCATGTACCTTGTTTCAAAGCTTGATGAGATGAGGCATTTGGAGCAGTTGCCAAAGTACCGTCAGCAGATTCTCTCCCTTGAAGTGTTGAAGATTTATTCTCCTTTAGCTCATGCGGTTGGGGCTAATCACTTGTCACTTGAGCTTGAGGACATCTCTTTCCGTTATCTTTTCCCGTGTTCGTATCTTTACTTAGATTCGTGGTTAAGAATTCATGAGAACGGGTCTAAACCAATGATTGATGTGTACAAAGAGCAGCTTCATCTGTCTTTGAAGGCTGATTTGGTTTTGACTGAAATGGTGGATGATGTGTATGTGAAAGGTCGGTATAAAAGCCGGTACAGTATGATGAAGAAGCTTCTAAGAGATGGGCGTAAACCGGAAGAAGTGAATGATGTGCTTGGTCTACGGGTCATATTGATGCCAAATTCTGACGCAAACGATGTTGAAGTTGGCGAAAAAGCCTGTTACCGAACAAGTGAGATTGTCCGGTCTCTTTGGAAGGAGATTCCGCATAGAACAAAAGACTACATTGCTCGGCCAAAGGAAAATGGGTATAGGAGTCTACATATGGCGGTTGATGTTAGTGACAGCGATCAGAGAAGACCTTTGATGGAGATACAAATACGGACAATGGATATGGATGGATCCGCTAATGCTGGAACAGCATCACATTCTTTGTACAAAGGCGGTCTAACCGACCCAAAAGAG GCGAAGAGGCTTAAAGCGATAATGATGGCAGCAGCGGATCTTGCTGCAATTCGTCTCAAAGATCTCGCATCAAATAAACAGCAAAGCTTCAAGACAACAACGAACCAAAGAGACAGAGTGTTTTGCCTTCTAGACAAAAACGGGGACGGAATGATCAGCATAGAGGAACTAATGGAAGTGATGGAAGAGCTTGGAGCTCCAGGTGAAGACGCAGAGGAGATGATGCAGCTTCTTGACTCTAACAGCGATGGATCTCTTAGTTCAGACGAATTCGATACGTTTCAGAAACAA GTTGAGTTCATGCGTAAATGGGAAGATAGAGATAACGAGTACAAGAGTATTTTAGACGAGAAGCTTCATGATCTCCCACATCAAGATACCACAGGTTTGATTCAGTTATACAACAAAGAGCTTGAGGATCGGCTCTCAACCCATTAA
- the LOC104765597 gene encoding RNA polymerase II C-terminal domain phosphatase-like 4: MFVVESDYMEVAPSINESSPSPSSSRSCDHWYVRYGVCIACKSTVNKRQGRAFNYLIKGLQLSHEAAVFTKRFTTQYHLVNEKKLHLVLDLDYTLLDSIRASLLSETDKYLLEEACSREDLWRVDTGFLTKLRPFVHEFLKEANKMFTMYVYTMGNRVYAKSVLKAIDPKRIYFGDRVITRDESPYAKTLDLVLAEERGVVIVDDTRDVWTHHQSNLVEINEYHYFRVVDGPEEPISYTAEKTDESSSDGELAKVLNILKEVHCGFFRVKEDLESQDVRFLLQEIDFKLLTKDA, from the coding sequence ATGTTTGTAGTTGAAAGTGATTACATGGAAGTCGCACCGTCGATCAACGAGTCGTCCCCGTCACCGTCGTCATCTCGTAGTTGCGATCACTGGTACGTTCGTTACGGAGTCTGCATCGCCTGTAAATCGACGGTGAACAAACGCCAAGGCCGAGCATTCAATTATCTCATCAAAGGTTTGCAGCTCAGCCACGAAGCAGCCGTGTTCACGAAGCGTTTTACAACGCAATATCATCTTGTCAACGAGAAGAAGCTTCACCTTGTCCTTGACTTGGACTACACGCTTCTCGACTCTATTAGGGCTTCACTTCTCTCCGAAACAGATAAGTATCTACTCGAAGAAGCGTGTTCAAGGGAAGATCTATGGAGGGTGGACACCGGATTCTTGACAAAGCTACGGCCTTTTGTTCACGAGTTTTTGAAGGAAGCCAACAAGATGTTCACAATGTATGTTTACACAATGGGTAATCGAGTATACGCCAAATCCGTGTTGAAGGCGATTGATCCCAAGAGAATCTATTTTGGGGATAGAGTGATAACAAGAGACGAGAGTCCGTATGCGAAGACGCTTGATCTGGTTTTAGCTGAGGAGCGTGGAGTGGTCATTGTGGATGATACGCGTGATGTTTGGACCCATCACCAGAGTAACCTAGTGGAGATTAATGAGTACCACTATTTCAGAGTCGTCGATGGCCCAGAAGAGCCAATTTCTTATACGGCGGAGAAGACAGACGAGAGTAGTAGCGATGGTGAATTGGCTAAAGTTCTGAATATACTCAAGGAAGTTCACTGTGGATTCTTCAGAGTCAAGGAAGACTTAGAGTCACAAGACGTGAGGTTTCTGCTTCAAGAAATAGATTTCAAACTTCTCACAAAAGACGCttga